A single region of the Pseudomonas sp. B21-023 genome encodes:
- a CDS encoding serine hydroxymethyltransferase, with amino-acid sequence MFSKQDQIQGYDDALLAAMNAEEQRQEEHIELIASENYTSKRVMQAQGSGLTNKYAEGYPGKRYYGGCEHVDKVEALAIERAKQLFGADYANVQPHSGSSANGAVYLALLQAGDTILGMSLAHGGHLTHGAKVSSSGKLYNAVQYGIDTATGLIDYDEVERLAVEHKPKMIVAGFSAYSKTLDFPRFRQIADKVGALLFVDMAHVAGLVAAGLYPNPIPFADVVTTTTHKTLRGPRGGLILAKSNEEIEKKLNAAVFPGAQGGPLMHVIAAKAVCFKEALEPEFKAYQKQVIENAQAMAQVFIERGYDVVSGGTDNHLFLVSLIRQGLTGKDADAALGRAHITVNKNAVPNDPQSPFVTSGLRIGTPAVTTRGFKVAQCTALAGWICDVLDNLGDADVEADVAKNVAALCADFPVYR; translated from the coding sequence ATGTTCAGCAAGCAAGACCAGATCCAGGGTTACGACGACGCACTGCTGGCGGCGATGAATGCCGAGGAGCAGCGCCAGGAAGAGCACATCGAGCTGATCGCCTCGGAGAACTACACCAGCAAGCGCGTGATGCAGGCCCAGGGCAGCGGCCTCACCAACAAGTACGCCGAGGGCTACCCGGGCAAGCGCTACTACGGCGGCTGCGAGCATGTGGACAAAGTCGAGGCGCTGGCCATCGAGCGCGCCAAGCAGCTGTTCGGCGCCGATTACGCCAACGTCCAGCCGCACTCCGGCTCCTCGGCCAACGGCGCTGTGTACCTGGCCCTGCTGCAGGCCGGCGACACCATCCTGGGCATGAGCCTGGCCCACGGCGGCCACCTGACCCACGGCGCCAAGGTGTCGTCCTCGGGCAAGCTGTACAACGCCGTTCAATACGGGATCGACACCGCAACCGGCTTGATCGACTACGACGAAGTCGAGCGCCTGGCGGTGGAACACAAGCCGAAGATGATCGTCGCCGGCTTCTCGGCCTACTCCAAGACCCTGGATTTCCCGCGTTTCCGCCAGATCGCCGATAAAGTCGGCGCGCTGCTGTTCGTCGACATGGCCCACGTCGCCGGGCTGGTCGCCGCGGGGCTGTACCCGAACCCGATCCCGTTCGCCGACGTGGTCACCACCACCACCCACAAGACCCTGCGCGGGCCGCGTGGCGGCCTGATCCTGGCCAAGTCCAACGAAGAGATCGAGAAAAAGCTCAATGCCGCCGTGTTCCCCGGCGCCCAGGGCGGCCCGCTGATGCATGTGATCGCCGCCAAGGCGGTGTGCTTCAAGGAGGCGCTGGAGCCCGAATTCAAGGCCTACCAGAAACAAGTCATCGAAAACGCCCAGGCCATGGCCCAGGTATTCATCGAGCGCGGCTATGACGTGGTGTCCGGCGGTACCGACAACCACCTGTTCCTGGTCAGCCTTATCCGCCAGGGCCTGACCGGTAAAGACGCTGACGCAGCCCTCGGCCGCGCCCATATCACCGTCAACAAGAACGCCGTGCCCAACGACCCGCAGTCGCCGTTCGTCACCTCGGGCCTGCGCATCGGTACCCCGGCCGTCACCACCCGTGGCTTCAAGGTTGCCCAGTGCACTGCGCTGGCCGGCTGGATCTGCGATGTGCTGGACAACCTGGGCGACGCCGATGTCGAGGCCGATGTGGCCAAGAACGTCGCCGCGCTGTGCGCCGACTTCCCGGTCTACCGCTGA
- a CDS encoding low specificity L-threonine aldolase yields MTNNNQQFASDNYSGICPEAWAAMEKANQGHERAYGDDQWTERASEYFRKLFETDCEVFFAFNGTAANSLALASLCQSYHSVICSETAHVETDECGAPEFFSNGSKLLTAPSVNGKLTPESIREVALKRQDIHYPKPRVVTLTQATEVGTVYRPDELKAISATCKELGLNLHMDGARFTNACAFLGCSPAELTWKAGVDVLCFGGTKNGMAVGEAILFFNRDLAEDFDYRCKQAGQLASKMRFLSAPWVGLLEDGAWMRHGQHANHCAQLLASLVSDLPGVELMFPVEANGVFLQMPEPALEALRNKGWRFYTFIGSGGARFMCSWDTQESRVRELAADIRGIFNA; encoded by the coding sequence ATGACCAATAACAACCAGCAATTCGCCAGCGACAACTATTCCGGCATCTGCCCCGAAGCCTGGGCCGCGATGGAAAAGGCCAACCAGGGTCACGAACGCGCCTACGGCGACGACCAGTGGACCGAACGCGCCTCGGAGTACTTCCGCAAGCTGTTCGAGACCGACTGCGAAGTGTTCTTCGCCTTCAACGGCACCGCCGCCAACTCACTGGCCCTGGCCTCGCTGTGCCAGAGCTACCACAGCGTGATCTGCTCCGAGACCGCCCACGTCGAGACCGACGAATGCGGTGCGCCGGAGTTCTTTTCCAACGGCTCCAAGCTGCTCACCGCGCCTAGCGTCAACGGCAAGCTCACCCCCGAGTCAATCCGCGAAGTGGCGCTCAAGCGCCAGGACATCCACTACCCCAAGCCGCGGGTGGTGACCCTTACCCAGGCCACCGAAGTGGGCACCGTCTACCGCCCCGACGAGCTCAAGGCGATCAGCGCCACCTGCAAGGAACTGGGCCTGAACCTGCATATGGACGGCGCGCGCTTCACCAATGCCTGCGCGTTCCTCGGCTGTTCGCCGGCCGAGCTGACCTGGAAGGCTGGCGTCGATGTGCTTTGCTTCGGTGGCACCAAGAACGGCATGGCGGTGGGCGAGGCGATCCTGTTCTTCAACCGCGACCTGGCCGAAGACTTCGACTACCGCTGCAAGCAGGCCGGGCAGCTGGCGTCGAAGATGCGCTTCTTGTCGGCGCCGTGGGTCGGGCTGCTCGAAGACGGCGCGTGGATGCGCCATGGCCAGCACGCCAACCACTGCGCGCAGTTGCTCGCATCGCTGGTGAGTGACCTGCCGGGGGTGGAGCTGATGTTCCCGGTTGAGGCCAACGGGGTGTTCCTGCAGATGCCGGAACCTGCGCTGGAGGCGCTGCGCAACAAAGGCTGGCGTTTCTATACCTTCATCGGTAGCGGTGGTGCGCGGTTCATGTGCTCGTGGGATACCCAGGAATCTCGCGTGCGGGAGTTGGCGGCGGATATCCGCGGTATCTTCAACGCCTGA
- a CDS encoding methyl-accepting chemotaxis protein produces MTEMVATAVHEMGLTVQDIAQNAGSAAHASQSARDEALQAREVVRRSIHNIEGMSGEIGRAAEAVTQLADEVASIDEVLAVIRSISEQTNLLALNAAIEAARAGEMGRGFAVVADEVRTLARRTQVSTDEVQQMIQRLKQGAGTAVASMQAGQTATGNGVESSQRTGTSLGAITDQVERISGMNEQVATATEEQSAVTEEINRTVQGISDLARQTAAEVQDCREECQALRGLADDLARQMGGFRL; encoded by the coding sequence ATGACCGAGATGGTCGCCACCGCCGTGCACGAGATGGGCCTGACCGTGCAGGATATCGCCCAGAATGCCGGCTCCGCCGCCCACGCCTCGCAATCGGCGCGGGATGAAGCGCTGCAGGCGCGGGAAGTGGTGCGCCGCTCCATCCACAACATCGAGGGCATGTCCGGGGAGATTGGCCGCGCTGCCGAGGCCGTGACCCAGCTGGCCGACGAGGTTGCCTCGATCGATGAAGTGCTGGCGGTGATCCGCAGCATCTCCGAGCAGACCAACCTGCTGGCGCTCAACGCCGCCATCGAGGCGGCGCGGGCCGGCGAGATGGGGCGAGGCTTCGCGGTTGTCGCCGATGAAGTACGCACCTTGGCGCGACGCACCCAGGTGTCCACCGACGAAGTGCAGCAGATGATCCAGCGTCTCAAGCAGGGCGCCGGCACGGCGGTGGCGTCGATGCAGGCCGGGCAAACGGCCACCGGCAACGGTGTCGAGTCGAGCCAGCGCACCGGGACCTCGCTCGGCGCGATTACCGATCAGGTCGAGCGCATCAGCGGCATGAACGAGCAGGTGGCCACCGCCACCGAGGAACAGTCGGCGGTGACCGAGGAGATCAACCGGACGGTCCAGGGCATTTCCGACCTGGCGCGGCAGACGGCCGCCGAGGTGCAGGATTGCCGCGAGGAGTGCCAGGCGCTGCGTGGTTTGGCCGATGACCTGGCGCGGCAGATGGGTGGGTTCCGCCTTTGA
- a CDS encoding cell division protein ZapA, with translation MRLQAQPVNVVSILGNDYSLKAPEGQEETLNQAVRMLNVALAETKRSYPTLIGDKLLVLAALNLCSRQIELQREHDRTLERTQAQIDATVDAISKAVSDV, from the coding sequence ATGAGACTGCAAGCGCAGCCGGTCAATGTCGTGTCGATCCTGGGCAACGACTATTCGCTGAAGGCTCCCGAGGGCCAGGAAGAAACCCTGAACCAAGCCGTGCGCATGCTCAATGTCGCCCTGGCCGAGACCAAGCGCAGCTACCCGACCCTGATCGGCGACAAGCTGCTGGTGCTGGCCGCCCTGAACCTGTGCTCCAGGCAGATCGAACTGCAGCGCGAGCACGACCGCACCCTCGAGCGCACCCAGGCGCAGATCGACGCCACGGTCGATGCCATCAGCAAGGCCGTCTCCGACGTCTGA
- a CDS encoding methyl-accepting chemotaxis protein, with the protein MSLRNMNIAPRALLGFAVIGVLMLGLGIFSLIQMGNIRQAGVTIEEVSVPSIKTLDELTALNLRLRTLSYRLLLNREPATQQDTLRLLDERNAQIDKARRAYEPLVTAADEKAAFDQYGLLLNQYRQLEARMRSLSQAGDLDALRDLLNRDLLDNSEQINKVMDALVRINTDQTSATNAQAAEQYSGAFALVISLLVAATVLTLLFAFLLTRSIVKPIDEALKAAEQIAEGDLTHSIHADGTDEAARLLKAMAKMQDKLRDTLQLIAGSATQLASAAEELNSVTDESARGLQQQNNEIEQAATAVTEMTSAVEEVARNAVSTSEASSEASRSAGDGRDLVLETVGAIERMSGDVQATAKLIAHLAEQSRDIGKVLDVIRGLADQTNLLALNAAIEAARAGEAGRGFAVVADEVRALAHRTQQSTSEIERMIGSIQGGTEQAVDSMRTSTERAESTLNIARGAGLALDTIAGAVAQINERNLVIASAAEEQAQVAREVDRNLVNINDLSVQSATGAHQTSAASAELSRLAVDLNGLVARFRT; encoded by the coding sequence ATGTCCTTACGCAATATGAATATCGCGCCCCGCGCGTTGCTCGGGTTCGCCGTGATCGGTGTGCTGATGCTCGGCCTGGGTATCTTCTCGCTGATCCAGATGGGCAACATCCGCCAGGCTGGCGTGACCATCGAAGAAGTCAGCGTGCCCAGCATCAAGACCCTCGACGAGCTGACCGCACTGAACCTGCGCCTGCGCACCCTCTCCTACCGCCTGCTGCTCAACCGCGAACCGGCCACCCAGCAAGACACCCTGCGCCTGCTGGACGAGCGCAATGCGCAGATCGACAAGGCGCGCCGCGCCTACGAGCCACTGGTGACCGCCGCCGACGAGAAGGCCGCCTTCGACCAATACGGCCTGCTGCTCAACCAGTACCGCCAGCTCGAGGCGCGCATGCGTAGCCTGAGCCAGGCCGGTGACCTCGATGCCCTGCGTGACCTGCTCAACCGCGACCTGCTGGACAACTCCGAGCAGATCAACAAGGTCATGGACGCGCTGGTGCGCATCAACACCGACCAGACCAGCGCCACCAACGCCCAGGCGGCCGAGCAGTATAGCGGCGCCTTCGCCCTGGTCATCAGCCTGCTGGTAGCGGCCACGGTGCTGACCTTGCTGTTCGCCTTCCTGCTCACCCGCAGCATCGTCAAGCCCATCGACGAGGCGCTCAAGGCCGCCGAGCAGATCGCCGAAGGCGACCTGACCCACAGCATTCACGCCGACGGCACCGATGAGGCCGCGCGCCTGCTCAAGGCCATGGCCAAGATGCAGGACAAGCTGCGCGACACCTTGCAACTGATCGCCGGCTCCGCCACCCAGCTGGCCTCCGCCGCCGAAGAGCTGAACAGCGTCACCGATGAAAGCGCCCGTGGCCTGCAGCAGCAGAACAACGAGATCGAGCAGGCCGCCACCGCCGTTACCGAAATGACCAGTGCCGTCGAAGAAGTGGCCCGTAACGCGGTCAGCACTTCGGAAGCCTCCAGCGAAGCCAGCCGTTCGGCCGGCGATGGCCGCGACCTGGTACTGGAGACCGTGGGCGCCATCGAGCGCATGAGCGGCGATGTGCAGGCCACCGCCAAGCTGATCGCACACCTCGCCGAGCAGTCCCGTGATATCGGCAAGGTGCTCGACGTGATCCGCGGCCTGGCCGACCAGACCAACCTGCTGGCGCTCAACGCCGCCATCGAGGCCGCCCGCGCCGGCGAGGCAGGCCGTGGTTTTGCCGTGGTCGCCGACGAAGTGCGCGCCCTGGCCCACCGCACCCAGCAGTCCACCAGCGAGATCGAGCGGATGATCGGCAGCATCCAGGGTGGCACCGAGCAGGCCGTGGACTCGATGCGCACCAGCACCGAGCGCGCCGAATCGACCCTGAACATCGCCCGTGGCGCGGGCCTGGCGCTGGACACCATCGCCGGCGCGGTGGCGCAGATCAACGAGCGCAACCTGGTGATCGCCAGCGCCGCCGAGGAGCAGGCCCAGGTGGCCCGCGAGGTGGACCGCAACCTGGTGAACATCAACGACCTGTCGGTGCAGAGCGCCACCGGGGCACATCAGACCAGCGCGGCGAGTGCCGAGCTGTCGCGCCTGGCGGTTGACTTGAACGGCCTGGTGGCTCGATTCCGTACCTGA
- a CDS encoding RHS repeat-associated core domain-containing protein yields MPTYLFACDRQNTPLGGTGFSGRGYTAYGALTAPISPMTGFCGQPRDARMDRYPLGNGHRRYSPALMRFQEPDTLSPFDKGGINAYMYCAGDPVNQLDPTGGYSTLVSQIIQRSETIALHTASPLALLLGPEPKGALALNATRVALAGSATSVVAAGLGLAGVGAATYVANAGTALLAFGAGTRIAKAVWENRADLWQYVKNSVSTNARAVLGLRRESPVGASTPSATDSIPSVRVFTLDDKPVSPAEARDGIRGPA; encoded by the coding sequence GTGCCTACCTACTTGTTTGCCTGTGACAGACAGAACACCCCCCTTGGCGGCACTGGTTTTTCCGGTCGGGGCTATACCGCGTATGGGGCGTTAACGGCACCGATCAGCCCGATGACAGGTTTCTGTGGCCAGCCTCGTGACGCCCGGATGGATCGCTATCCATTAGGTAATGGGCACCGTCGATACAGTCCTGCCTTGATGCGGTTCCAAGAACCTGACACGTTGAGTCCGTTCGACAAGGGCGGCATCAACGCGTACATGTATTGTGCGGGAGATCCAGTGAACCAGCTTGATCCGACTGGCGGTTACTCTACCTTGGTCTCGCAGATCATTCAGCGCTCCGAGACCATCGCATTGCATACCGCCTCGCCGCTGGCTTTGTTGTTGGGACCAGAGCCCAAGGGGGCGTTGGCGTTGAACGCCACACGGGTTGCCCTGGCTGGCTCCGCCACCAGTGTGGTGGCAGCAGGGTTGGGGTTGGCCGGGGTGGGGGCGGCAACCTATGTTGCCAATGCCGGGACTGCTCTGTTGGCATTTGGGGCAGGGACTCGAATTGCCAAGGCGGTATGGGAGAACCGAGCGGATCTCTGGCAGTACGTCAAAAACAGTGTCAGCACCAATGCAAGGGCAGTGCTGGGCCTGCGCAGAGAAAGTCCTGTCGGAGCAAGTACGCCATCGGCAACCGATAGCATTCCCAGCGTTCGAGTGTTCACGCTTGACGACAAACCTGTTTCACCGGCGGAAGCCAGAGATGGCATCAGGGGCCCTGCCTGA
- the gbcB gene encoding glycine-betaine demethylase subunit GbcB gives MSDTFLNPVTTQTWANGRHIVRCVKVIQETWDVRTFCFMADQPIMFFFKPGQFVTLELEIEGKPVMRSYTISSSPSVPYSFSITVKRVPGGLVSNFLHDTMHEGAELPVHGPVGLFNAIDFPAGKTLYLSGGVGITPVMSMARWFYDTNANVDMVFVHSARSPKDIIYHRELEQMASRIPNFSLHIICEKHGLGEPWAGYRGYLNQRLMELIAPDYLERTIFCCGPTPYMSAVKRMLEAVGFDMKNYHEESFGATPPEAKADAVEHAEAAADAPEVDVADLNLVEFVGSDKSIRVAPGETVHAAAAKVGLMIPKACGMGICGTCKVLKLGGEVEMEHNGGITEEDEAEGYILSCCSVPKGDVRIEY, from the coding sequence ATGTCCGATACCTTCCTCAATCCGGTTACCACCCAGACCTGGGCCAATGGCCGCCACATCGTGCGTTGTGTCAAGGTCATCCAGGAAACCTGGGACGTGCGCACCTTCTGCTTCATGGCCGACCAGCCGATCATGTTCTTCTTCAAGCCCGGGCAGTTCGTCACCCTGGAGCTGGAGATCGAAGGCAAGCCGGTGATGCGTTCGTACACCATCTCCAGCTCGCCGTCGGTGCCTTACAGCTTCTCGATCACCGTCAAGCGGGTGCCGGGCGGGCTGGTCTCCAACTTCCTCCACGACACCATGCACGAAGGCGCCGAGCTACCGGTGCACGGGCCGGTGGGGCTATTCAACGCCATCGACTTCCCGGCCGGCAAGACGCTGTACCTGTCCGGCGGCGTCGGCATCACCCCGGTGATGTCCATGGCCCGCTGGTTCTACGACACCAACGCCAATGTCGACATGGTGTTCGTGCACAGCGCCCGCTCGCCGAAAGACATCATCTACCACCGTGAGCTGGAGCAGATGGCCTCGCGCATCCCCAACTTCAGCCTGCATATCATTTGCGAGAAGCACGGGCTGGGCGAGCCGTGGGCGGGTTATCGCGGTTACCTCAACCAGCGATTGATGGAACTGATCGCCCCGGACTACCTCGAGCGCACCATATTCTGCTGCGGCCCAACGCCCTACATGAGCGCGGTCAAGCGCATGCTCGAAGCGGTCGGCTTCGACATGAAGAACTACCACGAGGAATCGTTCGGCGCGACGCCGCCGGAGGCCAAGGCCGACGCGGTCGAGCACGCGGAGGCCGCGGCCGATGCGCCGGAAGTGGATGTAGCCGACCTCAACCTGGTGGAGTTCGTCGGTAGCGACAAGAGTATTCGCGTGGCCCCGGGCGAGACCGTGCACGCGGCGGCGGCCAAGGTCGGGTTGATGATCCCCAAGGCTTGTGGCATGGGCATCTGCGGCACCTGCAAGGTGCTCAAGCTCGGCGGCGAGGTGGAGATGGAGCACAACGGCGGGATCACCGAGGAGGACGAGGCCGAGGGCTACATCCTGTCGTGCTGCAGCGTGCCGAAGGGGGATGTGCGGATCGAGTATTGA
- the gbcA gene encoding glycine-betaine demethylase subunit GbcA gives MDVTATLSLGDPLEPARKATAEMLQTRERTYSLPQPFYCDERLFQIDMQEIFHKEWLIAGMVCEIPTKGNYITLQIGKNPIIVIRGAEGKVHAFHNVCRHRGSRLCVSDKGKVAKLVCHYHQWTYELDGRLLFAGTEMGADFDMNQYGLKPVNVKVAGGYIFISLAEDPPAIDEFLATLDHYMEPYDMENTKVAVQTTLMEKANWKLVLENNRECYHCNGSHPELLKTLLEWDDTNDPRASQEFKDHVAASAAAWDAEKIPYLHKSHGLRNRIVRMPLLKGTVSMTMDGKVACKKLMGRIKNPDLGSMRILHLPHSWNHCMGDHMIVFTVWPISAQETMVTTKWLVHKDAVEGVDYNPEEMRKVWDATNDQDRRLAEENQRGINSTAYQPGPYSKTYEFGVVNFIDWYSQRLLNNLGAEPASYLREVQAQ, from the coding sequence ATGGACGTCACCGCAACCCTGAGCCTGGGCGATCCACTGGAACCTGCACGCAAGGCCACCGCCGAGATGCTGCAGACCCGCGAGCGCACCTACTCGCTGCCGCAACCGTTCTACTGCGACGAGCGCCTGTTCCAGATCGACATGCAGGAGATATTCCACAAGGAGTGGCTGATCGCCGGCATGGTTTGCGAGATCCCGACCAAGGGCAACTACATCACCCTGCAGATCGGCAAGAACCCGATCATCGTGATACGCGGTGCCGAAGGTAAGGTGCATGCCTTCCACAACGTCTGCCGCCACCGCGGCTCGCGCCTGTGCGTCAGCGACAAAGGCAAGGTGGCCAAGCTGGTCTGCCACTACCACCAGTGGACCTACGAACTCGATGGCCGCCTGCTGTTCGCCGGCACCGAGATGGGCGCCGACTTCGACATGAACCAGTACGGCCTCAAACCCGTGAACGTGAAGGTGGCCGGGGGCTACATCTTCATCAGCCTGGCCGAGGATCCACCGGCCATCGACGAGTTCCTCGCCACGCTCGATCACTACATGGAACCGTATGACATGGAGAACACCAAGGTGGCGGTGCAGACCACCTTGATGGAAAAGGCCAACTGGAAACTGGTGCTGGAGAACAACCGCGAGTGCTACCACTGCAACGGCTCGCACCCAGAATTGCTGAAAACCCTGCTGGAGTGGGACGACACCAACGATCCCCGCGCCAGCCAGGAATTCAAGGACCACGTCGCCGCCTCCGCCGCCGCCTGGGACGCCGAGAAGATCCCCTACCTGCACAAGAGTCATGGCCTGCGTAACCGCATCGTGCGCATGCCGCTGCTCAAGGGCACCGTGTCGATGACCATGGACGGCAAGGTGGCGTGCAAGAAGCTGATGGGGCGCATCAAGAACCCCGACCTGGGCTCGATGCGCATCCTGCACCTGCCGCATTCGTGGAACCACTGCATGGGCGACCATATGATCGTGTTCACCGTGTGGCCGATCAGCGCGCAGGAAACCATGGTCACCACCAAGTGGCTGGTGCACAAGGACGCGGTGGAGGGGGTAGATTACAACCCTGAGGAGATGCGCAAGGTATGGGATGCCACCAACGACCAGGATCGGCGGTTGGCGGAGGAGAATCAGCGGGGGATCAACTCAACGGCGTATCAGCCGGGGCCTTACTCGAAGACCTATGAGTTCGGGGTGGTGAACTTCATCGACTGGTATAGCCAGCGGCTGCTGAATAATCTCGGAGCCGAGCCAGCGAGCTACCTGAGGGAAGTACAGGCACAGTAA
- a CDS encoding RHS repeat-associated core domain-containing protein, whose translation MVASITEGAPHSFQYTPYGFMRRQPLANTIGYAGQLREKAFGWYMLGHGHRTYNPMIMRFHSPDHLSPFDRGGINAYAYVINDPINAIDPDGLTKQLWNAAAIVGLTKSGVGLLHNGVKTAKALSMENPNLVSEAAGYGLKFVGEVVSFGASATKLAINKRGMEPRYAAVDDSGSDFGIAVTYLVGQAISAVGEAILTGLTLVGLYKNFLGDKKDKASREQGDVNLELLSNPPVLKSQGATGVAVKIDDWRSGTQ comes from the coding sequence ATGGTCGCTTCCATCACCGAAGGGGCGCCGCATTCATTTCAATACACGCCCTATGGATTTATGAGGCGTCAGCCATTGGCAAACACAATCGGTTATGCGGGGCAGCTGCGCGAGAAGGCGTTTGGTTGGTATATGTTGGGGCATGGCCATCGCACGTACAATCCAATGATCATGCGTTTTCACTCACCCGATCATCTCAGCCCGTTTGACCGTGGCGGCATAAATGCATACGCCTATGTCATCAATGACCCAATCAATGCTATTGATCCGGATGGGTTGACGAAACAGCTCTGGAACGCAGCTGCAATCGTGGGGCTCACCAAATCCGGAGTTGGTTTGTTGCATAATGGGGTTAAGACGGCAAAAGCCCTAAGTATGGAAAACCCCAATTTAGTTTCTGAGGCCGCAGGCTATGGGCTCAAATTCGTTGGAGAAGTTGTTTCCTTTGGAGCGAGCGCAACAAAACTTGCGATAAATAAAAGAGGAATGGAGCCGCGTTACGCAGCTGTAGATGACAGCGGAAGTGATTTCGGCATTGCTGTTACCTATCTAGTTGGTCAAGCCATTAGTGCAGTCGGGGAAGCGATACTAACCGGGTTAACACTGGTCGGGCTCTATAAAAATTTCTTGGGTGATAAGAAGGACAAGGCAAGCAGAGAGCAAGGGGACGTAAACTTGGAGTTGTTGAGTAATCCTCCCGTATTAAAATCTCAAGGTGCGACAGGGGTTGCTGTGAAAATTGATGATTGGCGGTCAGGGACTCAATGA
- a CDS encoding electron transfer flavoprotein subunit beta, with protein MSTKVISLVSIGAHPSSGRARRAEQDARAVELGLQLAGDNLQVVHAGDPCEEALRAYLGMGLDHLDVLEQPAGADVLGVLGDYLREAGAQLVLTGSQAETGEGSGMLPFLLAEKLGWPLVVGLAEVESIDNGTAHVLQALPRGQRRRLKVRLPLLATVDNAAPKPRQSAFGPARRGVLAARTVEVVDDPVLAEDALQSARPRPKRLKVIKAKSGADRMKAATAKASGGGGKVLKDVSPREGAEAILKLLVEEGVVR; from the coding sequence ATGAGTACGAAAGTCATCAGCCTGGTCTCGATCGGCGCCCACCCCAGCTCCGGCCGCGCGCGCCGCGCCGAGCAGGATGCCCGAGCCGTGGAGTTGGGCTTGCAACTGGCTGGGGATAACTTGCAGGTGGTGCATGCCGGCGATCCTTGTGAAGAGGCGCTGCGTGCCTACCTGGGCATGGGGCTGGATCATCTGGATGTGCTGGAACAGCCTGCTGGCGCCGATGTATTGGGCGTGCTTGGCGACTATCTGCGCGAGGCGGGTGCCCAGCTGGTGCTGACGGGCAGCCAGGCGGAAACCGGCGAGGGCTCGGGCATGCTGCCGTTCCTGCTGGCCGAGAAGTTGGGCTGGCCGCTGGTGGTGGGTTTGGCCGAGGTCGAATCCATCGACAACGGCACCGCCCATGTGCTGCAGGCCCTGCCACGTGGCCAGCGGCGTCGCCTGAAAGTACGCCTGCCGTTGTTGGCGACTGTGGATAACGCCGCGCCCAAGCCTCGGCAATCAGCCTTCGGCCCGGCGCGGCGTGGGGTACTGGCGGCGCGAACTGTAGAGGTCGTGGACGATCCGGTGCTGGCTGAAGATGCCCTGCAATCGGCCCGCCCACGGCCCAAGCGGCTCAAGGTGATCAAGGCCAAGAGTGGCGCCGACCGCATGAAAGCCGCGACGGCCAAGGCCAGTGGCGGGGGCGGCAAGGTGCTCAAGGATGTTTCCCCGCGGGAAGGTGCAGAGGCCATTCTCAAGCTGCTGGTGGAGGAGGGAGTAGTGCGCTGA